One segment of Fuscovulum ytuae DNA contains the following:
- a CDS encoding carbohydrate ABC transporter permease, whose translation MSERTFTQRNLAPWLFLAPGLFMFLVYVIWPIGESLLLSLYDWDGLYNREGEFTGRFIGFGNFQELWTDPAFITSLKNNVIWLVLYLLAVPAGLLVAIFLNQSVRGIRLYKSLFFFPFVISQVVVGLIFSWFYAPNFGLFYIIIEKLTGTGIAILAEEDFVTYGIIAAGLWPQIAYVMILYLTGLNNVAPDQVEAARLDGAKGWRMLWYVILPQLRPATFIAVVVTVIGALRSFDLVSIMTTGGPFGSSRVLSFYMYEQALSEYGYRMGYGAAIAVVLFAIMMVFISGFIWKMWRDETER comes from the coding sequence ATGTCCGAACGGACCTTTACCCAGCGCAACCTTGCGCCATGGCTGTTCCTTGCCCCCGGCCTGTTCATGTTCCTTGTCTATGTGATCTGGCCGATCGGTGAGAGCCTGCTTCTTTCGCTGTATGATTGGGACGGACTTTATAATCGCGAGGGTGAGTTCACCGGGCGGTTCATCGGGTTTGGGAATTTTCAGGAACTTTGGACCGACCCGGCCTTTATCACTTCGTTAAAGAACAACGTGATCTGGCTTGTCCTTTATCTTTTGGCGGTTCCCGCAGGCCTTTTGGTGGCGATCTTCCTCAACCAGAGTGTTCGCGGAATAAGACTGTATAAGTCTTTGTTTTTCTTTCCTTTTGTAATATCTCAGGTCGTTGTGGGCTTGATTTTTTCGTGGTTCTACGCGCCGAATTTCGGCCTGTTCTATATTATTATCGAAAAGTTAACGGGCACCGGAATCGCGATTCTGGCGGAAGAGGATTTCGTGACCTACGGCATCATTGCCGCCGGTCTGTGGCCGCAGATCGCCTATGTGATGATTCTTTATCTGACAGGCCTGAACAACGTCGCCCCCGATCAGGTAGAGGCCGCGCGTCTGGATGGCGCAAAGGGCTGGCGGATGTTGTGGTATGTGATCCTGCCGCAGTTGCGCCCGGCGACGTTTATCGCGGTGGTGGTGACGGTAATCGGGGCGCTGCGGTCCTTTGACCTTGTGTCGATCATGACAACGGGCGGGCCCTTTGGATCGTCGCGCGTGCTGTCCTTTTACATGTATGAGCAGGCCCTTTCGGAATATGGGTATCGCATGGGGTATGGCGCGGCCATCGCGGTTGTTCTGTTCGCGATCATGATGGTCTTCATTTCGGGCTTCATCTGGAAGATGTGGCGCGACGAGACGGAGCGCTGA
- a CDS encoding ABC transporter substrate-binding protein: MVRYAKGAVALTAALLLSTAAVAQDKRVLKYNADYDPIPLAAMEALIADFEAANPDIDVELNNFDHEGYKTAIRNFLTADAPDLANWYAGNRMAPFVAAGQFMDVTDVWEANNLGEQLGSAKASMTIDGKQWGIPYTYYQWGIYYNRDAYKAAGLEAPDGGVTWEQFLANCEALKGAGIDCITTGTKALWPGAGIFDYLSLRTNGYEWHMDLTAGKIAWTDESVRKVFAEFAKIQPYITANHAAIDWQDAAALLVQGKAANYVMGNFAVGVFKEGGMTNDNLGFMVFPEITPGIPRAEEAPTDTIHIPAGAQNVDDAKKFLAFVASADAQTKLNAAIGQLPTNKNSTVAADDPFISAGFESLSSAYALAQFFDRDAPAEMAKAGMEGFQEFMVKPENLDAILERLESVRQRVYQ, from the coding sequence ATGGTCCGTTACGCGAAGGGCGCTGTGGCGCTGACGGCGGCATTGCTGCTGTCTACGGCGGCAGTTGCACAGGACAAGCGCGTCCTGAAATACAACGCCGACTATGACCCGATCCCGCTTGCCGCGATGGAAGCGCTGATCGCGGATTTCGAGGCGGCGAACCCGGATATTGATGTTGAGCTGAACAACTTCGATCACGAAGGGTATAAGACGGCGATCCGCAACTTCCTGACTGCCGATGCGCCGGACTTGGCGAACTGGTATGCCGGGAACCGGATGGCCCCCTTTGTCGCCGCGGGGCAGTTCATGGACGTGACCGACGTCTGGGAGGCCAACAACCTTGGCGAACAGCTGGGTTCTGCCAAAGCGTCGATGACCATCGATGGCAAGCAGTGGGGCATTCCCTACACTTACTATCAGTGGGGCATCTACTATAACCGCGACGCCTACAAGGCTGCGGGTCTTGAAGCGCCCGATGGCGGCGTGACTTGGGAGCAGTTCCTTGCCAACTGCGAAGCGCTGAAAGGGGCTGGGATCGACTGCATCACCACCGGGACAAAGGCGCTTTGGCCCGGAGCGGGTATCTTTGACTATCTGTCGCTGCGGACCAATGGCTATGAATGGCATATGGATCTGACCGCCGGAAAGATCGCATGGACCGATGAGTCGGTGCGCAAGGTCTTTGCCGAATTCGCCAAGATCCAGCCCTACATCACCGCCAACCATGCGGCGATCGATTGGCAGGATGCGGCAGCGCTGCTGGTGCAAGGCAAGGCTGCGAACTACGTGATGGGCAATTTCGCCGTGGGCGTCTTCAAGGAAGGCGGCATGACGAATGACAACCTCGGCTTCATGGTGTTCCCGGAAATCACCCCCGGCATCCCGCGCGCCGAAGAGGCCCCGACGGATACGATCCATATTCCGGCGGGTGCGCAGAACGTAGACGATGCGAAGAAGTTCCTTGCCTTCGTTGCTTCGGCGGATGCGCAGACCAAGCTGAATGCGGCCATCGGCCAGCTGCCCACCAACAAGAATTCGACGGTGGCGGCGGACGATCCCTTCATCTCGGCCGGGTTTGAGTCGCTGTCCTCGGCCTATGCTTTGGCGCAGTTCTTCGACCGTGACGCGCCGGCGGAAATGGCGAAGGCGGGCATGGAAGGGTTCCAGGAGTTCATGGTGAAGCCCGAGAACCTTGACGCGATCCTTGAGCGGCTCGAGTCCGTGCGTCAGCGCGTCTATCAATAA
- a CDS encoding IclR family transcriptional regulator, with product MSAEQGDGTVGKALDVLDMVAAAGRPVRFTELLATSAYPKATLYRLIQTLTHQSMLSYDPDRQTYALGVRLVRLAHAAWATSSLAPIARPYLDDLAAETGETVHLAQLDNGQVLYVDKRNAAKPVEMFAQAGKVGPAYCTGVGKAMLAFLPDEALERALQRQSFHRFTPHTLDQPAALKAELEAIRLRGHAFDREEHEPGIICCAVPILTRTGRVIGALSVTSTTARTSLAELEAGAGRIKDTAARIAAEAESWRFPEQG from the coding sequence ATGTCGGCAGAGCAGGGCGATGGAACAGTTGGCAAAGCGCTCGACGTGCTCGACATGGTCGCAGCCGCAGGTCGCCCCGTGCGCTTTACCGAACTGCTTGCAACCTCAGCCTATCCCAAGGCCACGCTCTACCGATTGATCCAGACACTGACGCATCAAAGCATGCTGTCCTATGATCCGGATCGCCAAACCTATGCCCTTGGCGTGCGGCTTGTAAGGCTGGCCCATGCGGCGTGGGCAACCTCATCGCTTGCCCCCATTGCCCGCCCCTATCTTGATGATTTGGCTGCGGAAACTGGGGAAACAGTTCACCTTGCACAACTGGATAATGGGCAGGTGCTTTACGTTGACAAACGCAACGCGGCAAAGCCCGTCGAGATGTTTGCGCAGGCGGGCAAGGTGGGCCCCGCCTATTGCACAGGGGTAGGCAAGGCCATGCTGGCCTTCCTGCCCGATGAAGCTTTGGAGCGTGCGCTGCAACGCCAAAGTTTCCATCGCTTTACCCCGCATACGCTGGACCAACCCGCAGCCCTTAAGGCAGAGCTTGAAGCGATTCGCCTGCGCGGCCACGCCTTCGACCGGGAAGAACATGAACCGGGAATCATTTGCTGCGCTGTCCCAATTCTGACGCGCACAGGCAGGGTGATCGGGGCCCTTTCCGTCACCTCCACAACGGCGCGAACGTCGCTTGCTGAACTGGAGGCAGGGGCTGGACGCATCAAGGACACGGCGGCCCGGATTGCGGCCGAGGCGGAAAGCTGGCGCTTTCCGGAACAGGGATAA
- a CDS encoding ABC transporter ATP-binding protein: MSGVTLQKVVKRFGEAQVIHGVDLTIEDGEFCVFVGPSGCGKSTLLRMVAGLEETSEGTIRIGNRDVTKADPSERGVAMVFQTYALYPHMTVAENMGFGLKMTGHPKAEIDRKVAEAARILKLDELLSRKPKALSGGQRQRVAIGRAIVRGPEVFLFDEPLSNLDAELRVEMRVEIARLHREIGATMIYVTHDQVEAMTLADKIVVLRKGKVEQVGKPLELYHNPDNRFVAGFIGSPAMNFVAGSVETAGRVAAAGLGTAVSAEVALPGAGAKVEVGLRPQHLRVEDGSTHRVEMTEALGGVSYIHVAASTGEKLVIEAKGDVIPKIGTQVGIGFDAADALFFSEAGLRLR; the protein is encoded by the coding sequence ATGTCTGGGGTCACGCTGCAAAAGGTTGTAAAACGATTTGGCGAGGCGCAGGTCATCCATGGGGTCGATCTAACCATCGAGGACGGCGAATTCTGTGTCTTCGTCGGCCCCTCTGGCTGCGGGAAATCCACGCTTCTGCGCATGGTGGCAGGGCTGGAAGAAACCTCTGAGGGCACCATTCGGATTGGCAACCGCGATGTGACCAAGGCTGACCCGTCAGAGCGGGGCGTGGCGATGGTGTTTCAGACTTACGCGCTTTATCCCCATATGACAGTTGCCGAAAACATGGGTTTCGGCCTGAAGATGACCGGCCATCCTAAGGCCGAGATCGACAGGAAGGTGGCGGAGGCTGCCCGTATCCTAAAGCTTGACGAACTTCTGTCCCGTAAACCAAAGGCCCTTTCGGGCGGTCAGCGACAGCGCGTCGCGATCGGACGCGCCATCGTTCGGGGGCCGGAGGTCTTTCTTTTCGATGAACCGCTGTCGAACCTAGATGCCGAATTGCGGGTCGAGATGCGGGTCGAAATTGCCCGGCTTCACCGCGAGATCGGTGCCACCATGATCTATGTTACCCATGATCAGGTGGAAGCGATGACACTGGCCGACAAGATCGTCGTCCTGCGCAAGGGCAAGGTGGAACAGGTCGGCAAACCATTGGAACTGTATCATAATCCCGACAATCGCTTTGTCGCTGGCTTCATTGGCAGCCCTGCCATGAACTTTGTGGCAGGCAGTGTTGAGACAGCAGGTCGAGTAGCGGCGGCCGGACTGGGCACAGCCGTTTCGGCAGAGGTCGCCCTTCCGGGGGCAGGCGCAAAGGTTGAGGTCGGGCTTCGGCCACAGCATCTTCGGGTCGAGGATGGCAGCACACATCGTGTCGAGATGACCGAGGCCTTGGGCGGCGTCAGCTATATCCATGTGGCCGCCTCAACGGGGGAAAAACTGGTAATCGAGGCGAAAGGCGATGTAATCCCGAAGATTGGTACGCAGGTTGGGATTGGGTTTGATGCCGCTGACGCCCTTTTCTTCAGCGAGGCAGGGTTGCGCCTGCGTTAA
- a CDS encoding rhodanese-related sulfurtransferase: protein MLTVAALYHFTRFPDPAALRVPLMDLCVTEGVKGSLLLAGEGINGTIAGSRAGIDTVLDYIRTLPGCAELDWKESHASTMPFGKMKVKVKREIVTMGLPDIDPKARVGNYVSPAEWNALIKAPDVAVIDTRNDYEVAIGTFDGAIDPGTRSFSQFPAWWEANKDRFHNKRIAMFCTGGIRCEKSTNFLLKQGIEEVYHLKGGILKYLEDVPRDQSLWQGECFVFDQRVSVGHGLVPGCLTSCGACRRPVTPEGRADPNYEEGVCCPACKDEYSADDRARFRERQRQMKLAEARGEPHLGA from the coding sequence ATGCTAACGGTCGCCGCTCTATATCATTTCACCCGTTTCCCCGATCCGGCCGCGTTGCGTGTGCCGCTTATGGACCTTTGCGTGACCGAGGGCGTGAAAGGATCGCTGCTTCTTGCCGGCGAAGGGATCAACGGCACGATCGCAGGATCACGGGCAGGGATTGACACCGTCCTCGATTATATCCGCACCCTTCCGGGCTGTGCTGAACTTGATTGGAAGGAAAGCCACGCCTCCACAATGCCCTTCGGCAAGATGAAGGTGAAGGTAAAGCGTGAAATCGTCACCATGGGCCTACCCGATATTGATCCGAAGGCGCGTGTCGGCAACTATGTCTCGCCCGCCGAATGGAATGCCTTGATCAAGGCTCCGGATGTCGCCGTCATCGATACCCGAAATGATTACGAGGTCGCCATTGGCACTTTCGATGGTGCCATAGATCCCGGCACACGCAGCTTCAGCCAGTTCCCCGCATGGTGGGAGGCGAACAAAGACCGCTTTCACAACAAGCGAATCGCGATGTTTTGTACGGGTGGAATTCGGTGTGAAAAATCGACGAATTTCCTTTTAAAACAAGGAATTGAAGAAGTTTACCACCTGAAGGGTGGCATTCTGAAATATCTTGAAGATGTGCCGCGCGATCAATCCCTCTGGCAGGGCGAATGCTTCGTTTTCGATCAGCGCGTCTCAGTTGGCCACGGATTGGTTCCCGGCTGCCTTACTTCTTGTGGGGCATGCCGTCGTCCCGTCACGCCCGAAGGCCGTGCCGACCCGAATTATGAGGAAGGTGTTTGCTGCCCCGCGTGCAAGGACGAATACTCGGCCGACGATCGTGCCCGTTTCCGTGAACGCCAACGCCAGATGAAACTGGCCGAGGCGCGTGGCGAACCGCACCTCGGGGCGTGA
- the pncA gene encoding bifunctional nicotinamidase/pyrazinamidase, with product MRPDDEALIVIDIQNDFCPGGALAVTEGNKIIDRVNGLMDDYHTVVLTQDWHPADHSSFASNHPGHGPFETLTMPYGAQTLWPDHCVQGTTGAEFHPDLRTDPANLIIRKGFRTAIDSYSAFFENDRSTTTGLNGYLSERGIRAVTFVGLATDYCVAYSALDAARLGLRARVLLGACRGIDLGGSLARMTEEMRAAGVALEE from the coding sequence ATGCGCCCCGACGACGAAGCCTTGATCGTTATCGACATCCAGAACGATTTTTGCCCCGGCGGCGCGCTGGCAGTGACGGAAGGCAATAAAATCATCGATCGCGTGAACGGGTTGATGGATGACTATCATACGGTCGTCCTGACGCAGGACTGGCATCCTGCCGACCATTCTTCCTTTGCGTCCAATCATCCGGGTCATGGCCCGTTCGAAACCCTAACAATGCCTTATGGTGCGCAGACGCTCTGGCCCGACCATTGTGTGCAAGGCACAACTGGCGCAGAATTCCATCCCGATCTGCGGACCGATCCAGCCAATTTGATCATCCGGAAAGGATTTCGCACCGCGATCGACAGCTATTCCGCCTTTTTCGAGAATGACCGTAGCACGACAACGGGCCTGAATGGTTACCTGAGCGAACGGGGGATCAGAGCGGTCACCTTTGTCGGTTTGGCGACAGATTACTGCGTGGCTTATTCGGCGCTGGACGCGGCGCGGCTTGGCCTGCGCGCGCGTGTTCTGCTGGGCGCTTGCCGGGGTATCGACCTTGGCGGATCACTGGCAAGGATGACGGAAGAGATGCGCGCAGCCGGCGTCGCGCTGGAGGAGTGA
- the pncB gene encoding nicotinate phosphoribosyltransferase, whose amino-acid sequence MVDIATRVHNHNWKIDPIVRSLIDTDFYKLLMCQSVFRNKPETTVTFSLINRSTSVRLADLIDEGELREQLDHVRSLSLSRGESTWLRGNMFYGKRQMFRPDFMEWFEALRLPPYHLEKRDGQYELTFEGSWPEVMLWEIPALAVLMELRSRAVLKGMGKFELQVLYARAMTRLWEKIERLKGLETLKIADFGTRRRHSFLWQDWCVQAMQEGLGQTFIGTSNCRIAMKRDIEAIGTNAHELPMVYSALAESDAELAQAPYQVLADWHEEHDGNLRIILPDTYGTEGFLRNAPDWLTTWTGIRIDSGDPAQGAETAIRWWKARGEDPTQKLVIFSDGLDVEKIEELHRQFHGRVKVSFGWGTMLTNDFRGLAGDRLAPFSLVCKAVSANGRPTVKLSDNPNKAMGPPAEIARYKRVFGVGEQKAVEVVV is encoded by the coding sequence TTGGTCGATATCGCCACACGGGTGCACAACCACAATTGGAAGATCGACCCGATCGTCCGATCGCTGATCGACACCGATTTTTACAAATTGCTGATGTGCCAATCCGTCTTTCGCAATAAACCGGAGACGACCGTCACCTTCTCGCTTATCAATCGCAGCACTTCGGTGCGGCTGGCCGATCTGATTGATGAGGGAGAGTTGCGCGAACAGTTGGATCATGTGCGATCCTTGTCGCTTTCGCGTGGGGAAAGCACATGGCTGCGCGGGAACATGTTCTATGGCAAACGCCAGATGTTCCGCCCCGATTTCATGGAATGGTTCGAGGCACTTAGACTGCCGCCCTACCATTTGGAAAAGCGGGATGGCCAATATGAACTGACTTTTGAAGGATCGTGGCCTGAGGTCATGCTGTGGGAGATTCCCGCTTTGGCCGTGCTAATGGAATTAAGATCGCGCGCAGTTCTGAAAGGGATGGGCAAGTTTGAGTTGCAGGTCCTCTACGCCCGGGCGATGACCCGGCTATGGGAAAAGATTGAACGCTTGAAGGGCCTAGAGACACTGAAGATCGCGGATTTCGGGACGCGGCGGCGGCATTCGTTCCTGTGGCAGGATTGGTGCGTTCAGGCGATGCAGGAGGGGCTGGGACAGACCTTCATCGGCACATCAAACTGCCGGATTGCGATGAAGCGGGATATCGAGGCGATCGGCACCAATGCGCATGAATTGCCGATGGTCTATTCGGCCTTGGCGGAAAGCGATGCGGAACTGGCACAGGCCCCATATCAGGTGCTGGCCGATTGGCATGAAGAGCACGATGGCAATCTTCGGATCATCCTGCCTGATACATATGGAACAGAAGGTTTCCTGCGGAATGCGCCGGATTGGTTAACGACCTGGACGGGTATTCGAATTGATTCCGGCGATCCAGCACAAGGGGCCGAGACTGCCATCCGCTGGTGGAAGGCAAGGGGTGAGGATCCGACGCAGAAACTGGTGATCTTTTCGGACGGGTTGGATGTTGAGAAGATCGAAGAACTGCATCGGCAATTTCATGGACGGGTGAAGGTGTCCTTCGGTTGGGGCACCATGCTGACGAATGATTTCCGGGGTTTAGCAGGGGATCGGCTGGCGCCCTTTAGCCTTGTTTGCAAGGCGGTTTCGGCCAATGGGCGGCCTACGGTGAAACTGTCGGACAACCCCAACAAGGCGATGGGACCGCCTGCGGAAATCGCGCGCTACAAGCGCGTTTTCGGTGTGGGGGAACAGAAGGCGGTGGAGGTGGTGGTTTAG
- a CDS encoding phosphotransferase enzyme family protein: protein MIDPLPTAAAALWQGNVTRLIGARENAVYEMALPEGGRAALRLHRAGYQDAVAIRSELWWCDALSARGLPAPAPLPLPSGDLLATLPDGRHASAIRWLEGAPIGKAGQPLPQPVTEQIDLHFQIGRLLRQLHDSSDRLTLPDDFSRPSWDLDGLMGEAPLWGRFWEHPRASYAQMSAQFAARKTAQTMIARHAADSGGFGLIHADVLRENVFVFQGDVALIDFDDSGFGFRLYDLGTVLSQNQYEPARDDLRDALMAGYGTEDVEMVEIFTMARILASVGWTIPRLSPDDPIHQSHLARADLIIRRLLG from the coding sequence ATGATTGATCCTCTCCCCACTGCGGCAGCTGCGCTCTGGCAAGGCAATGTCACCCGCCTGATCGGCGCGCGCGAAAACGCCGTCTACGAAATGGCGCTGCCCGAAGGGGGCCGCGCTGCCCTGCGCCTGCACCGCGCGGGGTATCAGGACGCCGTGGCGATCCGGTCCGAGCTCTGGTGGTGCGACGCGCTCTCGGCCCGCGGACTGCCCGCCCCGGCACCGCTTCCCCTGCCTTCCGGCGATCTTCTGGCCACACTCCCCGATGGCCGTCACGCCTCTGCCATCCGATGGCTTGAAGGGGCACCGATTGGCAAGGCAGGCCAGCCGTTACCTCAGCCCGTAACCGAACAGATCGACCTTCATTTTCAGATCGGTCGCCTGCTCAGGCAACTGCACGATAGCAGCGATCGATTGACCCTGCCGGACGACTTTTCCCGCCCCTCATGGGATCTAGACGGTCTGATGGGCGAGGCTCCGCTGTGGGGGCGTTTCTGGGAACACCCACGCGCATCGTATGCACAAATGTCTGCACAGTTTGCTGCACGAAAAACGGCACAAACGATGATAGCCCGGCACGCCGCTGACAGCGGTGGTTTCGGATTGATCCACGCCGATGTCTTGCGTGAAAATGTGTTTGTTTTTCAAGGGGATGTGGCGCTGATCGATTTCGACGACAGCGGTTTCGGCTTCCGCCTTTATGATCTGGGCACAGTCCTGTCGCAAAACCAATACGAACCCGCCCGCGACGATCTCCGCGATGCCCTGATGGCCGGGTATGGCACAGAAGATGTTGAAATGGTGGAGATTTTCACGATGGCGCGCATCCTTGCCTCGGTCGGCTGGACGATCCCTCGACTGTCCCCCGACGACCCGATCCACCAAAGCCACCTTGCCCGCGCCGACCTCATCATCCGCCGCCTCCTCGGCTAA
- the arfB gene encoding alternative ribosome rescue aminoacyl-tRNA hydrolase ArfB, protein MLRITDTIALADWELTEQFIRSSGPGGQNVNKVSTAVELRFEAERSPHLPAPVKARLKRLAGRRWTTEGAIVLQVDETRSQARNREIARERLADLIRQALVAPKRRIATKPTLGSQRRRLAAKTQRGEVKSLRGKVEGEDD, encoded by the coding sequence ATGTTGCGCATCACCGACACCATCGCCCTCGCGGATTGGGAGTTGACGGAACAGTTCATCCGTTCCTCCGGCCCCGGCGGGCAGAACGTGAACAAGGTCTCAACCGCCGTCGAACTGCGGTTCGAGGCAGAGCGTTCCCCCCATCTCCCCGCCCCGGTGAAGGCACGTCTCAAACGGCTGGCCGGGCGGCGTTGGACGACCGAGGGCGCCATTGTCCTTCAGGTCGACGAAACCCGCAGTCAGGCCCGCAACCGCGAGATTGCGCGTGAAAGGTTGGCCGACCTGATCCGCCAGGCGCTTGTTGCCCCGAAACGCCGTATCGCCACCAAGCCAACGCTGGGAAGCCAGCGCCGCCGCCTTGCCGCCAAAACCCAGCGGGGCGAGGTAAAGTCGTTGCGTGGCAAGGTCGAGGGCGAGGATGATTGA
- a CDS encoding queuosine precursor transporter, with amino-acid sequence MTRISLFGVLAMTVVVVASNILVQYPIGTWLTWGAFTYPLAFLVSDIVNRLEGAAAARRVVYAGFATGLACSAIGTQIIGEFGPLVTMRVALGSGIAFLTAQLIDVLIFDRLRHRAWWQAPFISTFVGSSVDTAIFFSIAFSTMLTVLEPSNDVSWAAEPMALLGFGPQVPFWVSLGFADWLVKIAVDLIALLPFRLAIYRFAARVA; translated from the coding sequence ATGACCCGCATCTCGCTTTTCGGCGTTCTCGCCATGACCGTCGTTGTCGTGGCCTCCAACATCCTCGTGCAATACCCCATTGGCACCTGGCTCACCTGGGGGGCCTTTACCTATCCTTTGGCCTTCCTCGTCTCTGATATCGTCAATCGCCTGGAAGGTGCCGCCGCCGCCCGCCGCGTCGTCTATGCGGGCTTTGCCACGGGCCTTGCCTGTTCGGCGATTGGCACCCAGATCATCGGCGAATTCGGTCCGCTTGTGACCATGCGCGTCGCGCTTGGTTCGGGCATCGCATTCCTGACCGCTCAGCTGATCGATGTGCTCATCTTCGACCGCCTGCGCCATCGCGCATGGTGGCAGGCCCCCTTCATCTCGACCTTTGTGGGGTCTTCCGTCGATACGGCGATCTTCTTCTCCATCGCCTTTTCGACCATGCTTACCGTGCTGGAACCCAGTAACGACGTGTCTTGGGCGGCAGAGCCGATGGCCCTTTTGGGCTTCGGGCCACAGGTGCCGTTCTGGGTATCTTTGGGCTTTGCGGACTGGTTGGTAAAGATCGCCGTAGATCTGATCGCATTGTTGCCGTTTCGCCTTGCGATCTACCGTTTTGCAGCAAGGGTTGCGTAA
- a CDS encoding esterase-like activity of phytase family protein, whose product MPKRPVFALTAGLFLVLGLQGSASQPYPEGFVSAIPWRIEVAEFGGFSGIELSDDGQSFWAITDKGWWTQGTILRDDEGRITAMNAQPMRFLRGRFEAALARGRGDAEGLARAPDGSFYISFEQIPRVLHYDTLDGPARNLVTPREFARMQRNSALEALAIGADGTIYTLPERSGELTRPFPIWRYRDGKWDQPFALRRDGGFLAVGADIGPDGRFYLLEREFHGVTGFASRVRSFALSDSGLSDERTEMQSSVGQHDNLESISVWRAPDGDLRLTMISDDNFYFFQTTEIVEYRIPSHSAD is encoded by the coding sequence ATGCCGAAACGTCCTGTCTTCGCCCTGACGGCGGGGCTGTTTCTGGTCCTTGGCCTTCAAGGCAGCGCCAGCCAACCCTATCCCGAAGGCTTTGTTTCTGCCATTCCGTGGCGGATTGAGGTTGCCGAATTCGGTGGCTTTTCCGGCATCGAACTGTCTGATGATGGTCAATCCTTCTGGGCTATCACTGACAAGGGCTGGTGGACTCAAGGCACCATCCTCCGCGACGACGAAGGCCGCATCACCGCGATGAACGCGCAACCAATGCGCTTTCTCCGTGGCCGGTTCGAGGCGGCGCTTGCCCGTGGCCGCGGGGATGCCGAAGGTCTGGCACGGGCACCGGATGGCAGCTTCTACATCTCTTTCGAACAAATCCCCCGCGTCCTGCATTACGACACACTCGACGGTCCTGCCCGAAACCTGGTCACCCCGCGTGAATTCGCCCGGATGCAGCGCAACTCGGCACTTGAAGCTTTGGCCATTGGCGCGGATGGCACCATCTATACCTTGCCAGAGCGGTCCGGCGAACTGACCCGCCCCTTCCCGATCTGGCGTTACCGCGACGGCAAATGGGATCAGCCTTTTGCCCTGCGTCGCGACGGCGGATTTCTGGCCGTCGGTGCCGATATTGGCCCGGATGGGCGCTTCTACCTGTTAGAGCGCGAATTTCACGGGGTGACCGGGTTTGCCTCGCGGGTGCGCAGCTTTGCCCTTTCGGACTCCGGCCTGTCCGACGAACGCACCGAAATGCAAAGCAGCGTAGGCCAGCATGACAATCTGGAAAGCATCTCGGTCTGGCGCGCGCCGGATGGTGATTTGCGCCTGACAATGATCTCGGACGACAATTTCTATTTCTTCCAGACGACCGAGATTGTCGAATACCGCATCCCATCCCATTCCGCCGATTGA